From Astyanax mexicanus isolate ESR-SI-001 chromosome 11, AstMex3_surface, whole genome shotgun sequence, the proteins below share one genomic window:
- the ctdsp1 gene encoding uncharacterized protein ctdsp1 isoform X1, translating to MSTCALLLSSQAACGLSESTHSRESPLQADLVDPCPPPRLCRPCGENEPVAECLECFAACELCEPFVENKSFMKSNITKYLETSVFFRGKSIEAKMPADLCFDPSKVSEQDYPKEEAASLEVAQSSMISTQISVNFTVHQTINGLNQSGADYPEEHDQFNEELLEQEDKFDSSESSSLSDYSLEHSESFAISSSFDLLEEKSQYFEQSMESEISDAEPFTVPKVKTDLSEQVDAEEVPELVSADCDSLYEHEAFFEDPSEQHRTSEGLEKDVLDLYEQCPESDLDSQPCKDLDHSEPNNQNMPSEYHATHFESSELCQAPKERKPAELSESLEQQPLAGQIETTDKSEFTAEYVLESSTELHDESSDHESEQTVEFYTQQELFNYNHLCEHDGECDKTVEQCSSCGRYFEKCEIPELCNPSEPTDPSENPQQSQPVEKCLELCESSGTECSVFHTSELPREIPAAESNKNKAGKRSECDMMFFGSMETFETRWLSQFLDYHNQQDTSSSVNQEAPDDVVTEPSDEVPISDCNDDYEPVIEVSDDSVKQKVLCRVCERREEGQFHYDEPSELFELCDVKAEAFELDAEGRRSGELVVKRGSLDESSEEEYVDCIDSKSQDSTETDESFKSFVDDPEGFEIYTYQSDDGKHLQNLSEDDEAYEHYTSDSQESCELCDGHDDPCDLYVHDMLEADEEIPQIPQESSFSHKITGQEIIKTYAEALSTGLSVENDQGYQPSADHSETESENEDYSSDLCTEDTTRLHAVEDLSNEPLCEEVIEFCEKTEVLEICDRSGEVYALSSEDEDNCKCLHVEDTSDVHYLQSTHHKQEISSCETLSEKGNIYECEVSDISTEEATQDLIPEIRTDEDKDDSTDTSNTPVSEICEDCEGIDEVDGAHRPCCGEIEICEDDEASVFDFEDVVPDVEENNLINGDVDLQKSSQDLLTDVVQATETKEPPELCDVPINQTETAETDSPAQSESSTKLEDLICQVARNDSKEHDEERKAAKVASQKKAASEEAEACEDSEASDDEEEEEYPESCSCEFCVPSDEQVPAKPLLPQIKSKDAGKICVVIDLDETLVHSSFKVEHLLLFHVLITA from the exons ATGTCAACGTGTGCGCTGCTGCTGTCATCTCAGGCAGCCTGCGGGCTCAGCGAATCAACACACTCCCGCGAGTCCCCTCTGCAAGCAGACCTAGTGGACCCCTGTCCACCCCCCAGGCTCTGCAGACCCTGCGGGGAGAACGAACCTGTTGCAGAATGTCTGGAGTGTTTTGCGGCCTGTGAGCTGTGCGAGCCCTTTGTGGAGAACAAGTCCTTTATGAAGAGCAACATCACTAAATACTTGGAGACCTCAGTCTTTTTTCGAGGCAAGAGCATAGAAGCTAAAATGCCTGCCGATCTTTGTTTCGACCCGTCTAAAGTCTCAGAGCAAGACTATCCGAAGGAGGAAGCTGCGTCTTTGGAAGTAGCGCAATCCAGCATgatttctacacagatttctgttaaCTTCACAGTGCACCAGACCATCAATGGACTAAACCAGTCTGGTGCAGATTACCCTGAAGAGCATGATCAGTTCAATGAAGAATTATTGGAGCAGGAGGACAAATTTGATTCTTCAGAGAGCAGCAGTCTGTCTGACTACAGCTTGGAACACAGTGAGTCTTTTGCAATAAGCAGCTCTTTTGACCTCTTAGAAGAAAAAAGCCAGTATTTCGAACAAAGCATGGAGTCAGAAATCAGTGACGCAGAACCGTTTACCGTACCCAAAGTCAAAACTGACCTTTCTGAACAAGTAGATGCAGAAGAAGTCCCAGAGCTTGTTTCTGCAGACTGTGACTCACTTTATGAACATGAAGCATTTTTTGAAGACCCGTCAGAACAGCACAGGACGTCTGAAGGTCTTGAAAAAGATGTTTTGGATTTGTATGAACAATGCCCAGAATCTGATCTGGATTCCCAACCCTGCAAAGACTTGGATCACTCCGAGCCTAACAATCAAAACATGCCCTCTGAATACCATGCCACACATTTTGAATCCTCTGAACTGTGCCAGGCCCCTAAAGAAAGAAAACCTGCTGAGCTCTCCGAGTCCCTTGAGCAGCAACCACTCGCTGGACAAATAGAAACCACAGACAAGAGCGAGTTTACTGCTGAATATGTTCTGGAATCCTCTACTGAATTACATGATGAGAGCTCTGATCACGAATCGGAGCAGACTGTTGAATTTTACACTCAGCAAGAGCTTTTCAACTACAACCATCTGTGTGAACATGATGGTGAATGTGATAAGACGGTAGAACAATGCTCAAGTTGTGGAAGGTACTTTGAGAAATGCGAAATTCCTGAACTATGCAATCCCTCTGAGCCCACTGACCCTTCTGAAAACCCACAACAAAGCCAACCTGTTGAAAAGTGCCTGGAATTGTGTGAGAGTTCTGGAACAGAGTGCTCTGTGTTTCACACCTCAGAGCTCCCCAGAGAAATCCCTGCAGCTGAAAGCAACAAAAACAAGGCTGGAAAACGCTCAGAGTGCGACATGATGTTTTTTGGATCGATGGAAACTTTTGAGACTCGTTGGCTTTCTCAGTTTCTTGACTATCACAATCAACAGGACACTTCTAGCTCTGTAAACCAGGAAGCCCCTGATGATGTAGTCACTGAGCCAAGTGATGAGGTACCCATCAGTGACTGTAATGATGATTATGAACCTGTAATTGAAGTGTCAGATGACTCAGTTAAGCAGAAGGTTCTCTGTAGGGTGTGTGAAAGAAGAGAGGAAGGGCAGTTTCATTATGATGAACCTTCTGAACTGTTTGAACTTTGTGACGTTAAGGCTGAAGCTTTTGAGCTTGATGCTGAAGGGAGAAGATCTGGGGAGCTGGTTGTAAAAAGAGGCTCACTGGATGAATCTAGTGAGGAAGAATATGTCGACTGCATTGACAGCAAAAGCCAAGACAGCACTGAAACCGATGAATCGTTCAAAAGTTTTGTCGATGATCCAGAAGGTTTTGAAATCTATACTTATCAGTCTGATGATGGAAAACATTTGCAGAATCTCTCTGAGGACGACGAGGCTTATGAACATTACACTTCTGACAGTCAAGAATCATGTGAGCTGTGCGATGGTCATGATGATCCCTGTGACCTATATGTTCATGACATGCTAGAAGCAGATGAAGAAATTCCCCAGATACCCCAGGAATCCAGCTTCAGTCACAAAATCACAGGGCAAGAAATCATTAAAACCTACGCAGAGGCATTGTCCACAGGACTTTCTGTAGAAAACGATCAAGGCTACCAACCCAGTGCTGATCACTCAGAAACCGAAAGTGAGAATGAAGACTATAGTTCTGATCTTTGCACTGAAGATACCACCAGGCTTCATGCTGTGGAAGATTTGAGTAATGAACCACTCTGTGAAGAAGTAATCGAGTTCTGTGAGAAGACAGAAGTGCTGGAAATTTGCGATAGATCAGGTGAGGTTTATGCACTTTCCAGTGAAGATGAAGATAATTGCAAGTGTCTGCATGTGGAAGATACCTCAGATGTCCATTATCTTCAAAGTACACATCACAAACAAGAAATCAGTTCATGTGAAACACTTTCTGAAAAGGGAAATATTTATGAATGTGAGGTTTCTGACATTTCAACAGAGGAAGCTACACAAGACCTAATTCCAGAGATCAGAACAGACGAAGATAAAGATGATTCGACTGATACCAGTAATACCCCAGTCAGTGAAATCTGTGAAGATTGTGAAGGCATTGATGAAGTGGATGGTGCTCACAGACCTTGCTGTGGAGAAATAGAAATATGTGAAGATGACGAGGCCTCTGTATTTGACTTTGAAGATGTAGTGCCAGACGTTGAAGAGAACAACTTGATAAATGGAGATGTAGATTTGCAGAAAAGCTCTCAAGATCTTCTAACTGATGTCGTACAGGCGACGGAAACGAAAGAGCCTCCTGAGCTTTGTGATGTGCCTATTAATCAAACAGAAACTGCAGAAACTGATTCTCCAGCGCAAAGTGAAAGCAGTACAAAGTTGGAAGATCTGATATGCCAAGTTGCAAGAAATGATTCAAAAGAACATGATGAGGAAAGAAAGGCAGCTAAGGTAGCCAGTCAGAAAAAGGCAGCCTCTGAGGAGGCGGAGGCCTGTGAGGACAGTGAAGCTTccgatgatgaggaggaggaagaataTCCGGAGTCCTGCAGTTGTGAATTCTGTGTGCCATCAGATGAGCAG GTGCCAGCCAAGCCTCTCCTGCCGCAGATCAAGTCTAAAGACGCAGGAAAGATCTGCGTAGTGATCGATCTGGATGAAACACTAGTGCACAGTTCATTCAAG